One Kitasatospora sp. NBC_01266 genomic window carries:
- a CDS encoding NAD(P)/FAD-dependent oxidoreductase — protein MVDPVRSLQDAKPLAFWQDDPGRPQATPALVASTRCDLLVVGGGYSGLWTALVAKERDPSLDVLLIEAQEIGWAASGRNGGFCEASLTHGLGNGYQRWPRELARLERLGAQNLRAIEDTIRRHGIDCDWERTGSLTVATERHQVDELHEFAALAGRFGSAPTVLDADATRAEIDSPTFLGGIWDKDGVAMVNPARLAWGLKRACLDLGVRIHEHTRATALAGSGAGIAVRTPYGQVRAGRVALATNAFPSLLRRHRLYTVPVYDYALMTEPLTDRQLASVGWRNRQGFADSANHFHYVRLSADNRILWGGYDAVYHYGARVRAEHDQRPQTFATLARHFFTTFPQLADVRFSHAWGGAIDTCTRFSAFFDLAHGGRVAYAAGYTGLGVGASRFGAEVMLDLLAGQRTERTELEMVRRKPLPFPPEPIRAAGIGLTQWSLTRADQRAGRRNLWLRTLDRLGLGFES, from the coding sequence ATGGTTGATCCCGTCCGCTCGCTCCAGGACGCCAAGCCGCTCGCCTTCTGGCAGGACGACCCGGGCCGGCCGCAGGCGACCCCGGCCCTGGTGGCGAGCACCCGCTGCGACCTCCTGGTGGTCGGCGGCGGCTACAGCGGCCTGTGGACGGCCCTGGTCGCCAAGGAGCGCGACCCCTCGCTGGACGTCCTGCTGATCGAGGCGCAGGAGATCGGTTGGGCCGCCTCCGGTCGCAACGGCGGCTTCTGCGAGGCCAGCCTCACGCACGGCCTCGGCAACGGCTACCAGCGCTGGCCCCGCGAACTCGCCCGGCTGGAGCGGCTCGGCGCGCAGAACCTGCGGGCCATCGAGGACACCATCCGGCGCCACGGCATCGACTGCGACTGGGAGCGCACCGGCTCGCTGACCGTGGCGACCGAGCGCCACCAGGTCGACGAGCTGCACGAGTTCGCCGCCCTCGCCGGCCGCTTCGGCAGTGCACCGACCGTGCTGGACGCGGACGCGACGCGCGCCGAGATCGACTCCCCGACCTTCCTGGGCGGCATCTGGGACAAGGACGGCGTCGCCATGGTCAACCCGGCACGCCTGGCCTGGGGCCTCAAGCGGGCCTGCCTGGACCTCGGCGTGCGCATCCACGAGCACACCAGGGCCACCGCCCTCGCCGGGTCCGGCGCCGGGATCGCGGTGCGGACCCCGTACGGACAGGTCCGCGCCGGGCGCGTCGCGCTCGCCACCAACGCGTTCCCCTCGCTGCTGCGGCGCCACCGCCTGTACACCGTCCCGGTGTACGACTACGCCTTGATGACCGAGCCGCTGACGGACCGGCAACTGGCCTCGGTCGGCTGGCGCAACCGCCAGGGCTTCGCCGACAGCGCCAACCACTTCCACTACGTGCGGCTCTCCGCCGACAACCGGATCCTGTGGGGCGGCTACGACGCCGTCTACCACTACGGCGCGCGGGTACGCGCCGAGCACGACCAGCGACCGCAGACCTTCGCGACGCTGGCCCGGCACTTCTTCACGACCTTCCCCCAGCTGGCGGACGTGCGCTTCAGCCACGCCTGGGGCGGCGCGATCGACACCTGCACCCGGTTCAGCGCCTTCTTCGACCTCGCGCACGGCGGCCGGGTCGCCTACGCCGCCGGCTACACCGGCCTGGGCGTGGGTGCGAGCCGCTTCGGCGCCGAGGTGATGCTCGACCTGCTGGCCGGACAGCGCACCGAGCGCACCGAGTTGGAGATGGTCCGGCGCAAACCGCTCCCCTTCCCACCGGAGCCGATCCGCGCCGCGGGCATCGGGCTGACCCAGTGGTCCCTCACCCGCGCCGACCAGCGGGCCGGCCGGCGAAACCTCTGGCTGCGCACCCTCGACCGGCTCGGCCTCGGCTTCGAGAGCTGA
- a CDS encoding SRPBCC family protein, which translates to MSLTESILVDAAPATVYALVADLRTMGRWSPECRRVWVAGRPVRPGSRFVGLNRRGAFVWFTTGRVIAVREAAEFAFDVGVFGLPIARWRYRFEPEGHGTRVTESWQDLRTGRGARLAHLLGLLFAGTGADRRIEVNRAGMRTTLARLARAAGGADG; encoded by the coding sequence TTGAGCCTGACCGAGAGCATTCTGGTGGACGCCGCCCCGGCGACCGTGTACGCGCTGGTGGCCGACCTGCGCACGATGGGCCGCTGGAGTCCGGAGTGCCGCCGGGTCTGGGTGGCCGGGCGGCCGGTCCGTCCGGGCTCGCGGTTCGTCGGCCTCAACCGGCGTGGCGCGTTCGTGTGGTTCACCACGGGCCGGGTGATCGCGGTGCGGGAGGCCGCCGAATTCGCCTTCGACGTGGGTGTCTTCGGCCTGCCGATCGCCCGCTGGCGCTACCGCTTCGAGCCGGAGGGGCACGGAACCAGGGTCACCGAGTCCTGGCAGGACCTGCGCACCGGCCGGGGTGCCCGCCTCGCCCACCTGCTGGGCCTGCTCTTCGCCGGCACCGGCGCCGACCGCCGGATCGAGGTCAACCGCGCCGGCATGCGCACCACGCTGGCCCGCCTCGCGCGGGCGGCGGGGGGTGCGGACGGCTGA
- a CDS encoding transglycosylase family protein, translating to MPLSRSCCRKTVDHCLVTVSALGLLLLPVLPAQAEPVHAAPADDVGVMADWDAVAGCESSGDWATNTGNGYYGGLQFDEETWRESGGLAYAPRPDLADRSQQIAVADHLARSRGFAPWPVCGALARAGDGHHPLAPPPPDGSDGTSGNSASTTGGTDAAGYRVVRDGDTLSDIADAYQVTGGWPALFRLNQETVGQNPDVLTPGELLRLRP from the coding sequence GTGCCCCTGTCCCGATCGTGCTGCCGAAAAACCGTCGACCACTGCCTGGTCACCGTCTCCGCCCTCGGTCTGCTGCTGCTTCCCGTACTGCCGGCCCAAGCCGAACCGGTGCACGCGGCACCGGCCGACGACGTGGGGGTGATGGCGGACTGGGACGCGGTGGCCGGCTGCGAGAGCAGCGGCGACTGGGCCACCAACACCGGTAACGGGTACTACGGAGGTCTCCAGTTCGACGAGGAGACCTGGCGGGAGAGCGGTGGCCTCGCCTACGCGCCGCGTCCCGACCTGGCCGACCGGAGCCAGCAGATCGCGGTCGCCGACCACCTCGCCCGCTCGCGCGGCTTCGCCCCGTGGCCGGTCTGCGGAGCACTCGCCCGGGCCGGGGACGGCCACCACCCGCTCGCCCCGCCACCACCGGACGGATCCGACGGCACGAGCGGCAACAGCGCGAGCACCACGGGCGGCACCGATGCGGCCGGCTACCGGGTGGTCCGCGACGGCGACACCCTCAGCGACATCGCCGACGCCTACCAGGTCACCGGCGGCTGGCCCGCCCTGTTCCGCCTCAACCAGGAGACCGTGGGCCAGAACCCCGACGTGCTGACGCCCGGAGAGCTGCTGCGCCTGCGGCCGTGA
- a CDS encoding SulP family inorganic anion transporter yields MEQASATPAAGPAGPAGPVGPDRPQAPPALPVQAGPTAPAPRAGARDWERVALAEVSAGLITALFSVPEGMAYAAIAGFDPVTGLSAGMLPAVLGSLFARTALMVTTLTSAIALTSRAAFQQAHLDPAVPGNVAALTLLVALAMAGFAVLRLDVLLRLVSPGAMAGFSVGIAVQIIAGALEDATGYRAHQGNRLLRIVSWAAHAGSWTPVIAAVAAATAAVWVLAHAGRRTGALAVLIALVTVSAGVAVCGLRVPLAGALGAIPAGLPVLSRPAWGALARLAPGACAVALVALAQAAGIPGATPGAAPAVTPGAAPGAGGRRRWGDDVLAQAVANLVGAFCHALPVGGSLSRTGVAVAAGARGRWAGVVSGLVLAALVSTLGGAVARIPLPVIGALLIIVGVKLIYGRLPAVLATWRSGPPDTAIMLLTLLATTQLPLQYALAAGLALSLLHRSVGALRAGAARRR; encoded by the coding sequence GTGGAACAGGCGAGCGCGACACCGGCCGCAGGTCCGGCCGGTCCGGCCGGTCCGGTCGGCCCGGACCGGCCGCAGGCCCCGCCCGCGCTGCCCGTGCAGGCGGGGCCGACCGCACCGGCACCCCGCGCGGGGGCTCGGGACTGGGAGCGGGTCGCGCTCGCGGAGGTGTCGGCGGGGCTGATCACCGCGCTGTTCAGCGTCCCGGAGGGCATGGCGTACGCCGCGATCGCCGGCTTCGACCCGGTGACCGGCCTGTCCGCCGGGATGCTGCCGGCCGTGCTGGGTTCGCTCTTCGCCCGCACCGCGCTGATGGTCACCACCTTGACCAGCGCCATCGCGCTGACCTCGCGCGCCGCCTTCCAGCAGGCCCACCTGGACCCGGCGGTGCCCGGCAACGTGGCCGCGCTGACGCTGCTGGTCGCGCTGGCGATGGCCGGGTTCGCCGTGCTGCGCCTGGACGTGCTGCTGCGCCTGGTCTCGCCGGGGGCGATGGCCGGCTTCTCGGTGGGCATCGCGGTGCAGATCATCGCGGGAGCCCTGGAGGACGCCACCGGCTACCGGGCGCACCAGGGCAACCGCCTGCTGCGGATCGTCTCCTGGGCAGCGCACGCCGGGTCGTGGACGCCGGTGATCGCGGCGGTCGCCGCCGCCACGGCGGCGGTCTGGGTGCTGGCGCACGCCGGGCGGCGCACCGGTGCGCTGGCGGTGCTGATCGCCCTGGTGACGGTCAGCGCGGGAGTGGCGGTCTGCGGACTGCGGGTGCCGCTGGCCGGCGCCCTCGGGGCGATCCCGGCCGGGCTGCCGGTGCTCTCCCGGCCGGCCTGGGGCGCGCTGGCCCGCCTGGCGCCGGGGGCCTGCGCGGTCGCCCTGGTGGCGCTCGCCCAGGCGGCCGGCATCCCGGGCGCTACCCCGGGCGCCGCTCCGGCTGTCACTCCGGGCGCCGCTCCGGGCGCCGGCGGGCGGCGGAGGTGGGGCGACGACGTGCTCGCGCAGGCCGTGGCCAACCTGGTGGGCGCGTTCTGCCACGCGCTGCCGGTCGGCGGCTCGCTGTCGCGCACCGGCGTGGCGGTGGCGGCCGGGGCGCGCGGCCGCTGGGCGGGGGTGGTCTCCGGCCTGGTGCTGGCGGCGCTGGTGAGCACGCTCGGCGGCGCGGTGGCGCGGATCCCGCTGCCGGTGATCGGCGCGCTGCTGATCATCGTCGGCGTCAAGCTGATCTACGGCCGCCTGCCGGCGGTGCTGGCGACCTGGCGCAGCGGTCCGCCGGACACGGCGATCATGCTGCTCACCCTGCTGGCGACCACCCAGCTTCCGCTGCAGTACGCCCTCGCCGCCGGCCTGGCGCTCTCCCTGCTGCACCGGTCGGTGGGTGCCCTGCGGGCGGGTGCTGCCCGCCGCCGATAG
- a CDS encoding gamma carbonic anhydrase family protein, which yields MAEALIAGVGGREPQVDPAAFVAPTAVVVGAVRLGAGASVWYQAVLRGDAETIAVGADSNIQDNCTLHSDPGFPLVIGERVTVGHNAVLHGCLVEDDVLVGMGARVLNGARIGRGSLVAAGAVVTQGTVVPPGSLVAGVPAKVRRPLTEEEAAGIKANAAGYLLLAEAHAAIPAAGPAAPGAETAAVNPVARP from the coding sequence ATGGCCGAGGCGCTGATCGCTGGTGTGGGAGGGCGCGAGCCGCAGGTGGACCCGGCGGCCTTCGTCGCGCCGACGGCCGTGGTGGTGGGCGCGGTGCGGCTGGGTGCCGGGGCGAGCGTCTGGTACCAGGCCGTGCTGCGCGGTGACGCCGAGACGATCGCGGTCGGGGCGGACTCCAACATCCAGGACAACTGCACGCTGCACTCCGATCCGGGCTTCCCCCTGGTCATCGGTGAGCGGGTCACGGTGGGTCACAACGCGGTTCTGCACGGCTGCCTGGTCGAGGACGACGTGCTGGTCGGCATGGGCGCTCGGGTGCTCAACGGCGCCCGGATCGGCCGGGGTTCGCTGGTCGCGGCCGGGGCGGTGGTGACCCAGGGCACCGTGGTGCCGCCCGGTTCGCTGGTGGCGGGCGTGCCCGCCAAGGTCCGGCGCCCGCTCACCGAGGAGGAGGCGGCCGGCATCAAGGCGAACGCGGCGGGCTACCTGCTGCTGGCCGAGGCGCACGCCGCGATCCCGGCTGCCGGACCCGCTGCGCCTGGGGCTGAGACCGCGGCCGTGAATCCTGTCGCGCGGCCGTGA
- a CDS encoding AI-2E family transporter → MTLRRRADRNHRPGTVAPGLVLAAGYAWRLLLVGVAGYAVFVVVERLQLVAVAVFVGLVVTSVLRPVVDVLGKVMPRSAAVAVTVVAAVLLVAGLLALVGELVATDMNQLRGEVRGGLNRIERWLQGPPLHLRSGAVSGLRSKVGSYLSAHRSALISTAVNSAGRVVEAITGGALALFCAVFFIYSGDRMWQWAAALLPARARSRFDRGGRAAWRTFAGYTRGIVIVSASNAVLVGIALAVLRVPLVVPLILLEFLATFVPLVGSPIALAVASVVALATRGPLSAVILLVLIVVIGQIEGHVLQPLVFSWAVRIHPVVVGLSVATGVLVAGVVGAVVAVPLVSVAWAVYRELRAR, encoded by the coding sequence ATGACGCTCCGGCGCCGGGCCGACCGGAACCACCGGCCCGGCACCGTGGCCCCCGGGCTGGTGCTGGCGGCCGGTTATGCCTGGCGGCTGCTGCTGGTCGGGGTGGCCGGCTACGCGGTGTTCGTGGTGGTGGAGCGCCTGCAGCTGGTCGCGGTCGCCGTCTTCGTCGGGCTGGTCGTCACCTCGGTGCTGCGGCCGGTGGTCGACGTCCTCGGCAAGGTGATGCCACGCTCCGCGGCGGTGGCGGTCACCGTGGTGGCGGCGGTGCTGCTGGTGGCCGGGCTGCTCGCGCTGGTCGGTGAACTGGTGGCGACCGACATGAACCAGCTGCGCGGCGAGGTGCGCGGCGGCCTCAACCGGATCGAACGGTGGCTGCAGGGCCCGCCGCTGCACCTGCGGTCCGGTGCCGTCTCCGGGCTGCGCAGCAAGGTCGGCAGCTACCTCTCGGCGCACCGCTCGGCCCTGATCAGCACGGCGGTGAACAGTGCGGGCCGGGTGGTGGAGGCGATCACGGGCGGCGCGCTGGCGCTGTTCTGCGCGGTCTTCTTCATCTACTCCGGTGACCGGATGTGGCAGTGGGCCGCCGCGCTGCTGCCCGCCCGGGCGCGCTCGCGCTTCGACCGGGGCGGGCGGGCGGCCTGGCGTACCTTCGCCGGGTACACCCGGGGCATCGTGATCGTGTCGGCCAGCAACGCGGTGCTGGTCGGCATCGCGCTGGCCGTCCTGCGGGTGCCGCTGGTGGTGCCGCTGATACTGCTGGAGTTCCTCGCCACCTTCGTGCCGCTGGTCGGCTCGCCGATCGCGCTGGCCGTCGCCTCGGTGGTCGCGCTGGCCACCCGGGGTCCGCTGAGCGCGGTGATCCTGCTGGTCCTGATCGTGGTGATCGGCCAGATCGAGGGGCATGTGCTGCAACCGCTGGTTTTCAGCTGGGCGGTGCGGATCCATCCGGTGGTGGTCGGGCTCTCGGTGGCCACCGGCGTGCTGGTCGCGGGCGTGGTCGGCGCCGTGGTCGCGGTGCCGCTGGTGTCGGTGGCCTGGGCGGTCTACCGCGAGCTGCGGGCGCGCTGA
- a CDS encoding phosphatase PAP2 family protein, whose product MNPTTTPPPVGTPPQAGGESPTGTAAGGRFALLPARLIRQGRPAWWAELLLTAIGYALYTVSRNAVPDHRAAALHRAQELLDLERHLHLSFELSLNHAANHVTWLIVGMNYYYATLHFVMVIGTLLWLHLRRPDHYRAARTALYTATAGALVGFYAFALAPPRFLTGDGFIDTVVVHHTWGSWASGPVADASNQYAAMPSVHIAWSTWCAVVLYRLAKPRAVRVLAALYPVATCVVILSTANHFEADAVAGLLTIAAGFAVQRLLTGRPAFGARPGAAREGNSPAASADRPRGTE is encoded by the coding sequence GTGAACCCCACCACCACCCCGCCGCCCGTAGGCACCCCACCGCAGGCGGGCGGCGAGAGCCCCACCGGCACGGCGGCGGGTGGCCGCTTCGCCCTGCTGCCCGCCCGCCTGATACGCCAGGGCCGCCCCGCCTGGTGGGCCGAACTGCTGCTCACCGCCATCGGTTACGCGCTCTACACGGTCAGCCGCAACGCCGTTCCCGACCACCGCGCCGCCGCGCTGCACCGGGCCCAGGAACTGCTGGATCTGGAACGGCACCTGCACCTGAGCTTCGAACTGAGCCTCAACCACGCGGCCAACCACGTCACCTGGCTCATCGTCGGGATGAACTACTACTACGCCACGCTGCACTTCGTCATGGTCATCGGCACGCTGCTCTGGCTGCACCTGCGCCGCCCCGACCACTACCGGGCCGCCCGCACCGCCCTCTACACCGCCACGGCCGGTGCGCTGGTCGGCTTCTACGCGTTCGCCCTCGCCCCGCCGCGCTTCCTGACCGGCGACGGCTTCATCGACACCGTCGTCGTCCACCACACCTGGGGCTCCTGGGCCTCCGGTCCGGTCGCCGACGCCTCCAACCAGTACGCCGCGATGCCCTCGGTGCACATCGCCTGGTCCACCTGGTGCGCCGTCGTCCTCTACCGGCTCGCCAAGCCCCGCGCCGTGCGCGTGCTGGCGGCGCTCTACCCGGTGGCGACCTGCGTGGTGATCCTCTCCACCGCCAACCACTTCGAGGCCGACGCGGTGGCCGGGCTGCTCACCATCGCGGCCGGCTTCGCCGTCCAGCGGCTGCTCACCGGCCGACCCGCCTTCGGCGCGAGGCCGGGAGCGGCGCGCGAGGGGAACTCCCCGGCGGCCTCGGCGGACCGGCCACGCGGGACGGAGTAG